The segment CTGGAGCAATGCCGTCAACTGCGGCAATCCATGGGTGACGATATTGTTGCCGATACCTTCGCGGCCATGGAAACCTTCGTCAGCCACACGCTGCGAACTAATTACTATATTGCCAACCGTTTTGGGCTGTCGTTCCGCATGGATCCCATGGTGCTGGATCATTTGCCCCGCAAGCAGGGGTTGCGTCAGGACAGCAACAGCCGTCCCTATGGGTTCTTCTTTTTCCAAGGGGCACATTTTCAGGGGTTCCATGTGCGCTATCGCGAGATGGCGCGTGGGGGTGTGCGGGTGGTGCCCACACGTACTCAGGAACAGTTCGAGTTGGAATCCAATCGCCTGTTTGATGAGGTCACGGCCCTGGCCCATTCGCAACAACACAAGAACAAGGATATTCCCGAAGGCGGTTCCAAGGCCGTCATTCTGCTCGGGCCGTTGGGAGACATCGATCTGGCCGTGAAGTCCATGACCAATTCGCTGTTGGATATCATTGTGTCTGATGGTGATAGCCCGACCCTGCCAAGGGTGGTGGATTATATCGGACACGAGGAGATCATCTACCTTGGACCGGACGAAAATATCACCACGGACCATATTCGTTGGATTGTGGCCCGTGCCGCCAAGCGCGGATACCGTTGGCCCTCGGCATACATGAGTTCCAAGCCGGAGACAGGGATCAACCACAAGGTCTATGGCGTCACGAGCCTGGGAGTGATGGTCTTTGCCGAAGAAATTCTGAAGCTGCTCGGCATTGATCCGTTCAAGGAGTCATTCAGCGTTAAGTTCACGGGCGGGACACGCGGGGACGTGGCCTCCAATGCCATGCGCATCCTGATCCGTGATTATGGCGAGAATGCACGTATTCTGGCGGCCACGGATGGACACGGGGCTCTCTATGACCCGGATGGTCTGGACCACGGGGAGCTTTTGCGCTTGTCCGATGCGGTGCTTGGAGTCTCCGAGTTCGATAAGTCCAAGCTCAAGGGGCAGGGGGCGTTTGTCGTCAGCACTGCCGATCCTGATGGCGCGCATCTGAGAGATACCCTGCATAACACCGTGCAGGCGGATCTGTTCATCCCCTCTGGGGGAAGACCGGATACCATCAACGAAAAGAATTGGCAGGAATTTCTGCTTGAGGATGGAACTCCATCGGCCAAGGCCATCGTGGAAGGGGCCAATATCTTCATTTCCGATCCGGCCAGGGACAGGCTCCAGGAAAAGGGTGTCCTGATTTTGCACGGAGCCTCTGCAAACAAGACGGGTGTGATTTGTTCCTCCTACGAGATCCTGGCAGGGCTTGCCATGAGCGAACAGGAGTTTCTGGCTGAAAAGGATGAGTATGTCTCCCAGGTTCTGGGTATCCTGCGGGAGCGGGCACGAGCCGAAGCGCGGTTGATCATTCGCGAGTACAAGTCCTGCGGCGGATGCCGACCCATGACCGAGATTTCCATGGATCTGTCCAAGGAGATCAATACACTGGCCGATCTGATCGACGTCGGCTTGAAGGAACGCTATCCCACTGCCCAGGCTCTGCGTGAGGATTCGGAACTGTACGCGTTGTTGTTGGCCTACTGCCCGAGATTGCTGGCGGAGCGCTATGCCGACAGGCTGATCGAGCGGGTGCCGTTATCCCATCTGCGGGCTCTGCTGGCGGCGTTCTCGGCCTCTCGCTCGGTGTATGCTGAAGGCATTGGCTGGTTGCGGGGGCTTACGGCCGTGCACGATGTGAACGAGGTTGTGCATGCCTACTTGCGTCAGGAAAAGCGCCTGGCCGGATACATCGAGGGATTGGTCAAAAGTGATGCTCCCGGTCGTGAGGAAATTTCCAGAATCCTGCTCGCCACGGGGCGCAAGTACCTGACGGGGCGTGATCTGGGAATGGAACCCGATTAGGAGCTGGCTTCAGATTCAATGTTCGTTCGGCTCACCATTGAACATTCAAGAAAGGCCCCCCGCAACGTCTGTTGCGGGGGGCTGTATTTATACGAGGAAGGCGCTTGACTGTTGGTGGAGCAGTTCGCGCTGCTGGGTGCCTGACGTCCATTACTGGAGCGTCAGGACCACGCCCATGGGGATCTGTTCGCCGTCCTTGGGGGTGGCCTCGCGCAGGAACACCCGCGCTGCATCCACTCCATTTCCAAGCAGCGCATCCTTGACCACAGAAGCCCGTTGCTTGGCCAACTCGAGGGCATCCTGATCCGTCGCTGCCACATGAGTGCGCAGCAACTGTTCCATTGTTTCAACTGGTTGGTCTTTCAGAAGGCCAAAGGCGTTGGTTTCCTTTTCGAATTCGGCTGCGGCATAGGCTTCCTCCAGATACTTCGGATAGTCCTCGTCACTGAGGACCACATCGTCCACACTGGCCGGAGCCTGCCCGTCTTCCTGAAGTTCGAGGAATTTTGGTGTCTTGATGGCTCGCTGAAACCAAAGCTCTGTCAGAGCCGCACGGTCCGCTGCCGGGGAGGTCGTTCCCGCTATCTGTAGCTTCAGTCGTGGGCGCTCATTCAGGGCCTTGGTGATGGATTCCAGCTTGTCCTGCGAGTCCGCTCCCAATGCTGATAATCCGGGAGCCATGGTCAGAGCACTCAAGTCCTCACCGCCACCGAACATACTGCCAATGAGTGCAAAAGGTGAGGTGACGGCCTTGAACAGCAGGTTCAGTACTGCCTTGAAGATGACGGGACCCAAATGGAATGTGGGGTCGTTCAGGTTGCCGCGCACGGGCACATCCAGTTGAACGTTGCCCGAGCGGTCAGCCAGCAGAGCCAAGGCCAGGGATAGCGGGATGCCCATGTCATCCGGGCTTTTCTGGTAGGTTCCCAGAGTGATGCTGCTTAGCTTGAATGTGTTGTCACTGGTGACCTCGGCGCCTTCAAGGATCGTGTTGATGTCCAGAGACAACTGGCCCGTAGCCAGCGAGTAGGACATGAACTTGGACGTATAGGGAGACAGGGCCGTCAGGCCCATGTTCGTCAGGGTCA is part of the Desulfovibrio ferrophilus genome and harbors:
- a CDS encoding NAD-glutamate dehydrogenase domain-containing protein → MSDPSNRSNEAIPDADQILGEVRDSLSSAANQMVPWFYREMPEYYFRTHDRVEQVAHLHALVSGQATAEGHVLSLKSPCGTKVTYISPGGGMDALNGVIAQLSHESILNARMYASHDRQLRLDSFILDPQGRVDRESVNFHHAVEQTRASGLLSVEDVEEFGEFLATATGDCVDKFEIERAVRHFEIYRRIKNSDRVHVSLEKDIYPGLCRIIVSMMNPPSHGALLTMNRILGRSGAEVERAYLDVYDTPGQALGIMSFYVTQEGFTALGDATRWAALAGELQAVKWFASGHTLETFADEEGMSVHQVMFLMAAAEFAHQFLLKKDPYAYTSANIVHAVLTNRKAAWAVLKYFEARFDPDDSDREGTSRQLLEQCRQLRQSMGDDIVADTFAAMETFVSHTLRTNYYIANRFGLSFRMDPMVLDHLPRKQGLRQDSNSRPYGFFFFQGAHFQGFHVRYREMARGGVRVVPTRTQEQFELESNRLFDEVTALAHSQQHKNKDIPEGGSKAVILLGPLGDIDLAVKSMTNSLLDIIVSDGDSPTLPRVVDYIGHEEIIYLGPDENITTDHIRWIVARAAKRGYRWPSAYMSSKPETGINHKVYGVTSLGVMVFAEEILKLLGIDPFKESFSVKFTGGTRGDVASNAMRILIRDYGENARILAATDGHGALYDPDGLDHGELLRLSDAVLGVSEFDKSKLKGQGAFVVSTADPDGAHLRDTLHNTVQADLFIPSGGRPDTINEKNWQEFLLEDGTPSAKAIVEGANIFISDPARDRLQEKGVLILHGASANKTGVICSSYEILAGLAMSEQEFLAEKDEYVSQVLGILRERARAEARLIIREYKSCGGCRPMTEISMDLSKEINTLADLIDVGLKERYPTAQALREDSELYALLLAYCPRLLAERYADRLIERVPLSHLRALLAAFSASRSVYAEGIGWLRGLTAVHDVNEVVHAYLRQEKRLAGYIEGLVKSDAPGREEISRILLATGRKYLTGRDLGMEPD